The DNA segment CCGATCTTCGACATCGGTTATTTTTGTTTCTCCACACACCCACTGACGCACAACTTCTACTGATTGATTACCGATTATTTAAAGCTCTGATGTGGTTAATATTTTACTCGGTAATCTTGAAGGTCTTTGTTCATGTTATTTGAATCGATCTGCAGAAGCTCTTGTCTTTGTTGGAGTCTTGGGGTTTGATTTTAAAGCTTTGGATTGCACATCTGTTTTTCCTTCCTTTTTTGTATATGTTTTTTGAGCTTTGAAATTTTTAAGGTTATGAGTTAGCTCCTTTGATCCAGGATGCATTTGATGTTCGTTTGAGGAGGCATATTACTTTTGCTAAACGTGTGGATAAACCATTTAGTTTAATCTACTCTGATAAGTACAAAGGCCCTAACTCAGTTTGTGAAAGTACCCCCAGCAAACTTTCAACTTATAGAATACTTGAACCCGGAATGATTCTTCTCGAGAAATACGTCAGCATCAAGGACCAGGTTTCTCTTTTTACTTGTAAACCTTAATATACAGtaagaacgttaacatgtttatttatatgtgaaatgatttatccattgcttacaagaaaataataaaatataacataaaaatTAACTGATTTTCATAGTATTATAAAGGAAAATTGTAAAACCGAACGGAATCATTGCTAAAACCGAACAATTTTTAAAAACTGATAACCGATTTGAAACGTGGACGCCTTTTACCTCTTTTTATACACTTACAAATGTTGTTGTTGTAATCTTTCTTATGCTTGTAGATTGATATAATATATGAATGTGAAAAGTGGGCGAAAAGTGGGTTTTTCAATCATTGTGATCACCAAAATGGAGCAAAATGTGAAGTAATGAATATGTGTTTTGGTCGAAATTGGGACCCCAACACAGGGTATAAGGAACGTTATAGAAGTGATGGTTCCGAACCACCACAGATTCCATATGAACTTGTTTCGTTGGTTAAAGCCGCAGTTCAAGATGCCCAAGCCATTCTAAATGATCTTCCTTCAATGCACCCGGATATTTGTTAAGTCAATTACTATCCAGCCAATGGTTTCCTTCACCTTCATCAGGTTAGTTTTAAGTTTTAGTTTTTACGCTCGCACCATAGTCACATGGTTCGCGGTACGCTCCGGTACGGGAACGTGGTACGACATCGCAATTCCCTACGTCCCTAAAATCCGGTACGAAGGGGGTAGGCTCATTTCGGATCGTTTCGGTACGATGTACCGTATCATGCGGCACGATGTACCAATTAAACTAAGTGCTACTATGGATCATATTTTATAAGTAACTTCAAATTTCAAAACAGATTACATAACCAAGTGCTATTATAAGTTTAAGTATAAAATGTAAAGTAGTGAAGATAGAgagggttaaatgttaaaatacacaAACTAATTTAATTTTACACTTTTTATATAAACTTTACAAGTTTTAGGGATTAAAGGTGAACTAGTAAAAGATAGAGGGACTAAAAGTTAAAACACCTAAACTTATTATATTAAAACCCTAGAAGGCTTAAAACGCAGGAAGCACCGCTGCTATTCCTAGTTTCAGGCAGAAATTGTTTTTTTCTGTCCGACTTTCCATCTTCAGGTTTGGTTCGACGTTCCAACGTATTTGTGTACACGTTCCGAATTCAAGCAAATCGCGATCCCGATAGCACGTAACACGATTGAATTGATGAGTTGGGAACGTCAATTTTAACTTCGAAATCGCGATCCGGGTCGATCCGGGATCGCGAACGTACCGCGATTGGGATCGTTCGAACTGGATCGGAGATCGTGGCTCAACTAGCGAATTATGTGACTATGGCTCGCACACACCGCTATGAATGCGTCTTATCTTTTGCTCAAGTTTGAACATGGAACCTCccatttaagagatatatatgGCTCTACCAAGTGTGCTAGCCCCACATTGTCCTTAAAATAAGCTCTTTGACACAACTTATATAACCTTTATAGACCCATTTGTAGTTAAATTATCTAAAATTTTGAATTATGTTTGAACGTAGGACCATGATGAGAGCTCTGATAGTCTGAGACGAGGGTTGCCTGTGGTTTCCATCTCTATTGGCGAGTTTGCAACATTTCTGTATGGCGATACTAGAATTAAAAAGAAGTTAAAAAGGATTTTTTTGTATTCTGGTGATGTATTGATATTTGGTGGCAAGTCTAGACTTATTTATCATGGGGTTAAGCAAATCTCTCAATACAGGTCTCCGGTGCCATTAGTAACAGAATTCGGTCTTAGAAATGACCGTCTATCCCTTACTTTCAGACAGTTTTAATCATGCTCTGTCTTTCTAGAATTGCGttgtttaggattttttttttctctcttcTCCTTGGGATTATGTTATTAATCTTTATTTGAGTTTCGTAATGTAATTTCGTTGATTAGAATTTCTGGTTTCGTCACTGTTTGCAAGTCGATTCCATAAGGCGTGCCTCCAACGATGTACATTATATAATTTTGTATGGCACATGCGACCTTTAAGGGGGGCACTTTTCCTATGCCTTACGTCCAGGCGTCACACAAGCCTCGTGAGTCTTCAATGCAAGTTGTCATAGGTATTCAATGAACACATCTCCATAGGCATCATCATCACTAACGTGTTAATCATCTTCGCCGATTGCCCTAAGGTCAAGTATTTACAAGGGTTCACATGTGAACTCAAGTTTGTATGTGAACACATCTTTCATCATGACTAGGTGTATTTATGTGTTCATTTGTGAACTCATTCCCTTCATATTAGAACATTGGTTTTACATCTTAAAACTAATGGGTCCCTCTCAATTTGTTAGTTAGGGCTAACAGGACCAACTACATTTATTGGCCCAGTTCAAGAATTATGTCAATAACATTGATAAATATAATTGTATGATTCTTTTTATATCTAATCATCTTATAGTTCTACTTCTAACAGGGATGATTGTATGATTAACCTTTTGGATATCTATAGGGTAGTGAAAAAGCTTAATATTTATTTTTGACTCAGTTAATTGTAAATTCAATGTATATTAACATTATTTGAGAAACTTTACAAGTCCGAGTCTTCATCAGATGTTAGCGGTAGCGGTGCTGTTGAACAAATGTTCTGAAATAGTTGTTCATGATTCAATGTCTTTGGGGAGAGTTTGGTTCAATCTTTTGCTTATTTCTTGATCAGTGGATCATGTTATGGCTCTTGAATATCGTTTGTTCTTTTGTAGGTCCAAAACAGAGATAAAAAGTTAACCTATAGAAATCTATTTAGAGCTAAATGGTTGTTCAAGACAAAAAAAATTTAGATAAACAAAGACCAAAAAGAAGCCAAAAGGCAAAATTAAACAATAAACTTTCTACTTGTAGTTTGATGAATTTCTACAAGATATATAACAGAAACAATCTTACCTaccatataataaaataataatcataaaaAATCATTAGAACAGTCATTTTCCTAGGGGAGGTTATCAAGTTCAGATCTATAGCCATGAGATACACATATACTTGGTTGCGTATCTGCAATTACTCGTGTATCAAGTATCAACTTAACAGTAGATATATAGATGAATATAAGCAACAATGTAATTTCATTTAACACATGGTTTTGTACTATTATGTAACTTGTTCATGCATGAAAAATACTTTTTTATTTTCTCTATAATCAGAACACCTCCTATGCGTGCCATGCATACGCAAATATGGTACTATTTTGTATTTTCCATATAATCTCTCATTGTTTTTCACAGGGTCGGCccaaccattttggtggcctaaggcgAAGTAAAACTTGAGGGCTTTTTTCGAAAAAAGAACCACTATTTGAAAAAAACCCTCCTTTACCCGgattcaaaattacgatatctATTTGACATTAAATTAAATTTATCACAATTAGTAaaatagggtggggttctagagtgaacactaatgtatttgcaaactgagtgaacaaatcctgactattgatctacacacgtttatggccaggatctcatcatcaaatcataaaatatactagtgtatttcaacatcaaatcctggctattgatctacacacgtgtatggccaggattagttcactcagttcgcaagctacactagtgttcacttttGAACCTAATCCTAAATATCAATTAATGCTAAGCGCTAAGGGCTTCAAAAACTAGCAAAGTATTTCACAAACTTCAACTAGGGAATTAGAGCCTAACCATATAATTCAATTGGCTATTAGAGAAATagtaattaatataccttaattttGAATCGAAGCCCTTCTATTTGGTCACTTGTTCACCACTCAACACTCAACGGCAACAGCTTTAGAACTTCGTCTCTAACGCCTTTAATTTCTGTCACCGTAAAAGTGTAGTTTCGCGATCATCTGCTGAGCCAGAGTACCGGTCTATGTGCAATGCTTCTTGTGAAGTGTTGTGGTTGATAAATATTTTAAGAGAGTTGGAAGTTAAGATAGAACTTCCTGTTACTCTAAAATGTGATAATAGTGCAGCTATTGCTATAGTTGCGAATCGTGTGTTCCATGATAAAACAAAGCATTTCGAGGTTGATTTGTTTTTCTTGCGAGAAAAAATTGCATCTGGTGTTATTAAAACAGTTGGAATTAAATCTGAATCCCAGCTTGCAGACGTGTTTACCAAAGGTTATTACCAAGAAGTCATGATGAAATGTGTAAGTCTTTAGGACTTAcaaacttgtttaaacatttAAACTGAGGGGGGATATTAAAATAAGTAATATTTCagtttaaatgttttttttatattttttacttttatttacttATAATCTGCCTTTTATGTTTGCGAGATTTGGACTTATAACAATCGCTGGGCTTCCGGGTTGCTGCTGGGCTTTATTGGATTGCTGGGCTTCCGGATTGTTGCTGGGCTGTGGTTAGGTCCTTTTTATCACTGTTGATGTCTGATTTAAGAGATATTCCGGTTTTCTCTTGGCTTATCTTTTACGCATTattgttctctctctctctctctctctctctctctctctctctctcataacTCTGATTCGTGAGTTAGGGTTTTGATCTTTCTGTAAAAGATCATCGTGTTGATGATTTTGTTCGTCTAGTATATCTATCAATCTTTGATGATTGATCAGTTTCGTAGTTGTTCGCTTTGTAAAACTTTCGGTATAAAGTTGCTTTTCGCACATAGAATTTTGAACAAAGAATGAATCATATGAATAAATAGATTAATGTAGATAATTTGTAAAAGAATAATGAAAGACTTCATCTTATTTAAAAGATAATGTCAAAAGATGATTCAGATAATTTGTGGATGTTGAATGATTAGCGACTCTTTTGGTTCCCTCTCCCGTCTGACTGTGTGTTATTGCCATTACAAACGATGATTTTGATTTCTTTCCCCGAGTCTTGTAACTCGCAATTTCCGCCTAATAAAGAAAACCTAAAGCTTACTTGGTTACTCAATAACATTAAATCATTATCCATAAATCATTATCCATCGTAGTCCAACCCAAATActctatataatttttttaaacctAAAGAACCTCGTGATTTTTGGAGTCCTAAAATCCAAGCCTTAAAATACTTAAGACTGAGTATAACAGTAACATGTGAGTATGTGacttaaaatattattttaaagaCTACTCTAAAATAAAATATCTTAAACTTTATTTCATAATGTACGTTGGGCTTGAGTTTAGCCCATTAGGTTTGGGAGAATCAGGAAGTAAAATTTGAAGTTATACGAGCCAATACGGGAGTTGGAACATGATGAGTTCCTCAACATTCTTTTCACCGGCGATGAAGAATCTGAGCTGCCAACGAATAATCACACCACCGGCTTTTGGGGTTAGCAATTCTTTTCATCATAATGATCATAAAGTTAACTTTTGTTCATGTTGTTTGAAACCGATCTTCCACATCGGTTATTTTTGTTTCTCCACACACCCACTGACGCACAACTTCTACTGATTGATTACCGATTATTTAAAGCTCTGATGTGGTTAATATTTTACTCGGTAATCTTGAAGGTCTTTGTTCATGTTATTTGAATCGATCTGCAGAAGCTCTTGTCTTTGTTGGAGTCTTGGGGTTTGATTTTAAAGCTTTGGATTGCACATCTGTTTTTCCTTCCTTATTATATGTTTTTTGATGTTTGATATTTTTAAGGTTTTTAACATTATCAGTTAGTTCCTTTGATCCAGGATGCATTTGATGTTCGCTTGAGGAGGCATATTACTTTTGCTAAACGTGTGGATAAACCATTTAGTTTAATCTACTCTGATAAATACAAAGTCCCTAACTCAGTTTGTGAAAGTACCCCCAGCAAACTTTCAACTTATAGAATACTTGAACCCGGAATGATTCTTCTCGAGAAATATGTCAGCATCAAGGACCAGGTTTCTCTTTTTACTTGTAAACGTTAATATACACTAAGAACGTTAACATGTTCATTTATATGCGAAATGATTTATCCATTGCTTAcaagaaaataataaaatataacataaaaattaaatgattttCATAGTATTATAAAGTAAAATTGTAAAACCGAACGGAATCATTGCTAAAACCGAACAATTTTTAAAAATTGATAACCGATTCGAAACGTGGACGCCTTTTACCTCTTTTTATACACTTACAAATGTTGTTGTAATCTTTCTTATGCTTGTAGATTGATATAATATATGAATGTGAAAAGTGGGCGAAAAGTGGGTTTTTCAATCATTGTGATCACCAAAATGGAGCAAAATGTAAAGTAATGAATATGTGTTTTGGTCGAAATTGGGACCCCAACACAGGGTATAAGGAACGTTACAGAAGTGATGGTTCCGAACCACCACCGATTCCATATGAACTTGTTTCATTGGTTAAAGCCGCAGTTCAAGATGCCCAAGCCATTCTAAAGGATCTTCCTTCAATGCACCCGGATATTTGTTCAGTCAATTACTATCCAGCCAATGGCTTCCTTCACCTTCATCAGGTTAGTTTTAAGTTTTAGTTTTTTACGCTCGCACACACCGCTATGAATGTGTCTTATCTTTTGAGTTCTGACAACGCTGGTCGAGTGGTGAGATGCCGACTCGATTGAAATTTTTGTATGTAGTTTTTGGAAATTTCATTATATATTTTATGTTTCTTAAATTAAAAGAACAAAAAATATCTTTATTTAAAATCATGTTTTATCGCAGTAAAATAAAGTAAGTTCAAGTAAAAGCAAACAATAAAATATAATCATGCGTATGAGTTGAAAAATAGCTGATTTTTGACACAACTTATATAACCTTTATAGACCCATTTGTAGTTAAATTATCTAAAATTTTAAATTATGTTTGAACGTAGGACCGTGATGAGAGCTCTGATAGTCTGAGACGAGGGTTGCCTGTGGTTTCCATCTCTATTGGCGAGTGTGCAACATTTCTGTATGGCGATACTAGAATTAATAAGAAGTTAAAAAGGATTTTTTTGTATTCTGGTGATGTATTGATATTTGGTGGCAAGTCTAGACTTATTTATCATAGGGTGAAGCAAATCTCTCAATACACGTCTCCGGTGCAATTAGTAACAGAATTCGGTCTTAGAAACGACCGTCTATCCCTTACTTTCAGGCAGTTTTAATCATGCTGTCTTTCTAGAACTGCGTTGTTTAGGATTTTTTTGCTCTCTCTTTTCCTTGGGATTATGTTATTAATCTTTATTTGAGTTTCGTAATGTAGTTTCGTTGATTAGAATTTCTGGTTTCGTCACTGTTTGTAAGTTGTCATAGGTATTCAAATTATGAACACATTTCCATAGGCATCATCATCACTAACGTGTTAATCATCTTCGCCGATTGCCCTAAGGTTACAAGGGTTCACATGTGAACTCAAGTTTGTATATGAACACATCTTTCATCATTTGCCTTAAGACTAGGTGTATTTATGTCTTCATATGTGAACTGATTCCCTTCATAGTAGAACATTGGTTTTACATCTTAAAACTAATGGGTCCATCTCAATGTGTTAGTTAGGGCTAACAGGACCAACTACTTTTACTGGCCCAGTTCAAGAATTATGTCAATAACAttgataaatataatataattgtATGATTCTTTTTATATCTAACTATAAAATCTTATAGTTCTACTTCTAACAGGGATGATTATATGATTACCCTTTTGGATATCTATAGGGTAGTGAAAAAgcttaatatttatattttttgaCTCGGTCGGAGAGAAGAAAAGGGGAAAGGGAAAGGGGTGGGGTGGGTAAAAGGTTaggtttttttattaattattaaggGTACTTTTgtaatttcacatccacttaacatagaaaacaaactgaagttagactcagggactatccgggaacaaaaaaatgaaaagttggggactattcaggtaattttacaaacttggggactataggtgaaaaaaggtgaaaccacagggactatccgggcatttttctcttatcG comes from the Helianthus annuus cultivar XRQ/B chromosome 4, HanXRQr2.0-SUNRISE, whole genome shotgun sequence genome and includes:
- the LOC110936687 gene encoding alpha-ketoglutarate-dependent dioxygenase AlkB isoform X1, which encodes MMSSSTFFSPAMKNLSCQRIITPPAFGDAFDVRLRRHITFAKRVDKPFSLIYSDKYKVPNSVCESTPSKLSTYRILEPGMILLEKYVSIKDQIDIIYECEKWAKSGFFNHCDHQNGAKCKVMNMCFGRNWDPNTGYKERYRSDGSEPPPIPYELVSLVKAAVQDAQAILKDLPSMHPDICSVNYYPANGFLHLHQDRDESSDSLRRGLPVVSISIGECATFLYGDTRINKKLKRIFLYSGDVLIFGGKSRLIYHRVKQISQYTSPVQLVTEFGLRNDRLSLTFRQF
- the LOC110936688 gene encoding uncharacterized protein LOC110936688 — its product is MMSSSTFFSPAMKNPSCQRIITPPAFGDAFDVRLRRHITFAKRVDKPFSLIYSDKYKGPNSVCESTPSKLSTYRILEPGMILLEKYVSIKDQIDIIYECEKWAKSGFFNHCDHQNGAKCEVMNMCFGRNWDPNTGYKERYRSDGSEPPQIPYELVSLVKAAVQDAQAILNDLPSMHPDIC
- the LOC110936687 gene encoding alpha-ketoglutarate-dependent dioxygenase AlkB isoform X2 — encoded protein: MLFESICRSSCLCWSLGDAFDVRLRRHITFAKRVDKPFSLIYSDKYKVPNSVCESTPSKLSTYRILEPGMILLEKYVSIKDQIDIIYECEKWAKSGFFNHCDHQNGAKCKVMNMCFGRNWDPNTGYKERYRSDGSEPPPIPYELVSLVKAAVQDAQAILKDLPSMHPDICSVNYYPANGFLHLHQDRDESSDSLRRGLPVVSISIGECATFLYGDTRINKKLKRIFLYSGDVLIFGGKSRLIYHRVKQISQYTSPVQLVTEFGLRNDRLSLTFRQF